The Athene noctua chromosome 8, bAthNoc1.hap1.1, whole genome shotgun sequence region CAGATCTATATTGAAGGAAGGCTTCCAGCACAACAGTTGaggcagcaagaggaaaagtGAATGATTTGCAACTGGTCACCTGTTGTAACTTTGTCAAAAAGCATCTTATAACAGATCATTTATTTATGAGAAACCCACCATCACCAGAGACatgcaggcaaagaaaaaaaccaattCACATTTTTGGCTCGGTGTGCTGTTCATGCTTTCAATACaatttgaggttttgttttttaaaacttacatCATCAGAGGATACTGCTTTGAAGTATTTTGTTACAGATTTCCAAGAACTGAGTTAAAAACTCTAAATCATCGATGAGGTTCAAAAAAAGTACACATTTAAAACATTTGCTAACTTTGGTGACTATCACACACGCTTCTGCAATGTAGATTGGTGCTTTGCTCTCTTCTGAACATGTACAGTGGAACAGTATCTCATTACAAGCAAAGAAAGGCCAAAAGATGGTTTCATAATAGCAACAGATAACACAATCCAGCAAGAGTAATTcctctgctgagcagcagctggTTAACTCTTCATCAGCCTCAACTTTCTACAGGCCTCAGCTTCCCAAGATGTCTAAATTGTAATTCTTCTGAATGGTGTTAGTTTTAAAACCAACTGGAAGACAGTATTTGGTAGTCCCTCTAAACAGGGGGGGGACAGTTACAGCCAGGCATGGTAGTTATGTGAATCTTTAATTATAGTTATGTCATGACTGACAACTCCAGTATTCAGTTGTTTTCCCCCCCATTTTGGTTTAACTTTCTCCACCATAACTGCCTTATAGACTATCTATATTCTTTTAACACTATGTGTTTTTAATTGGACTCAAACCAGTTtgaatacaaaaattaaatagcaCTAAATATAGGCAACATTATCGTACAAGAATGAAGTTGCAGATCACTAGcaataagaaaacaaaagtatCTTTTTCCTAACAACAGTGAGAGTCAGATTTGCAGAAGTGACCTCTATGCACAGAGGTAAATACAAGCCCAGAACCACTTATACTGTTGGCACCTAGGAAAGATCCTTGGCTTTGGCAGTGGGAGAACgacctgttttcttcctctgtccaAGGAAGGGGTTAGTAcacaagagggagagagaaagcgTGTCTGCAAGACTGGCTATCCACTTACACTGGTAACTGTCGTGTGAACAATGCAATTCAACAAAAAGCCTAAATCCCAGTAACAGGCTTCAATTTAACAGAACAGTGGTTGTGCCAAGTGAAGCTTCAACCCTGCAGTTGGCAGGCAACTGGAAATGCAGActtattttttgtttcccccaCAGACTGTGCATCCTTTCCATAAAAGGCTCCAAATTATCATTTTAAGATATGACCATCAGTTATGTTTGGTTTTAAACACTAACAGTATTCACATTCAAAATTCTGTAAATGCAAGTGGTAGAAAATAAGCTGCAGTCAAGAAAAGACCAATTCAAATTTTTTGAAGTCTGGGGGTGTACGTTATTAAAACTTCTCAGAATACACAACACTTCATGGTTTGAAGCGATCCCCCTCAAAACCAACAATTTTAGAACTGTTTACAGGAAGCTTTGCCTAACACAAGAGAAAGCATTATCATGGTTTTAATTCTCACTCCACCATGTTTCTGTGGTTATGTAGATCTACTCTGCAACAGAGCTTTTAAACATCTGAAGGATCGTCTTTTGCTTATTCTTAGGTAGTGAACAAATATCATTTGCATCACTGGTATTAACCACACAATTCAAAACTTTTCCTCCCTTGATGCTGGGCGATTTCATTCGGACTCTGGTAGGGGACTGCCAGTTTTCATTGCAAGAACCTTTCCGAGCCTTGCGGTGATTTGTTTCAGCCTGGTTTTTTGGTACCTTTGAGTCTTTTGCCATCTTAGAGCTTCCCTTTCTAGCAGGAGAGTCTTTCATAGGCTGAGGTGGTTTGGTGCGAAGGTGGTACTCATCTGGAGAGCCCTTTTGTCGATTAAGGGTCCTTTCCTCCTTGTTGATCTGTTTTTGTAGCTGCAGAGCCAGAAGCCTGTCCTGCTCCTCTTGCATACGCCTTTCATAGAGCTTCTGCTCAAAGGCTTTCTGCATTTGCAAGTTAAAATCCTTTATCTGCTCTCTTTGCTCCTTTAAACTTTCTGGGAAAGTTCTTCTCCTCTTATCAAGCGCGCACAAGTCAAccactgctgcagctggtggctcCAGCAACTTTCTTTTTGGAGTTGCCTTAGGGTTTTGCAGTCTTTCTGGTTTCTCTTCATCTGAGTGTCTAGCCACCCTCGTGAGATCACATATTACACTTCTCCTGTCAGACATCACAGAATTTGTTGCTGACTGAAAGAAGGTAGAAGTTTCAGCAGAGTTTTCAAGGTTTATGCTTTCTGTATGTATTAAGCTGTCACTGTCTGACTCAATTCCTTCGCCTTTGGGTCTACAAAGAACTGTTCCAGACCCTTCCCCTTTCATGACTCCATTTGAAACTTCGTCTCCTAGACAATTTGGTCTTGGTGATTTTTCCTGCTTGACACTGGTGGTTTCTCCTGAAGGCAAGGCACTGAAATAGTTCATGCACGATTCCAAAAACGAATCCTTAGCACTGGAGTCTTTAATCACACTGGTCAGCTGTGGAGACAGTGTTGGCATTTCCTCTTGGTCATCTTGCCATGCAGAACTGCTGCCACTTTCATTGCTATTGGTCTCCTGAAGAAAAGAGGGAGACCACTAGTAAAGTGAATTTATCAAAAGCCAATAGGtatgaataaaatgcaaatctTACTTCTCATAACTGCACAGCTCATAACTACTCTGGGATATTAATTTGGAttcttctctttaaaagaaatagaTAATtgtttaataataatgaaaatatttaaaataacccACAGAAGCCTAACTAAAGGACTGCAAACACAACTGCAGCATTCTCCTTTTATCAATGACTCAAATCAACTTGTTCAAGCCTGCTCATCTTTTGAAGCCTAACGGGAAAGATAAGACAGACAGACATAAGGAATGATGAAAACCAGAGTGCAATCCCCCCTCCAGTGAGCTCCAGAACCATCAGTTGAGATGTTGTACTGGGTTTATGTGGcacggttttggtagcgggggggctacaggggtggctctgTGAAAAGCTGCCAGAAGCTATATCTGATAGACCCAACGCCAGCCAGCTCCACACCGGACCCACTGCCAAGGCCAAGCCCACCAGTGacagtggtagcgcctctgtgataacatatttaaaaaaagggaaaaaaaaacctgggggagagcaattgcagccagagagaggagtgagaatatgtgagagcaacaactctgcagacaccaaggacAGTGAAGAAGGGGCAGGAGGcgctccaggcgctggagcagagattctcctgcagcCGGTGGtcaagaccatggtgaggcagctgtgccctgcacccatggagagtaatgggggagcagatctccacctacAGCCTGgagaggaccccacgccagagcaggggatgcctgaaggaggctgtgaccctgtgggaagcctgtgcANNNNNNNNNNNNNNNNNNNNNNNNNNNNNNNNNNNNNNNNNNNNNNNNNNNNNNNNNNNNNNNNNNNNNNNNNNNNNNNNNNNNNNNNNNNNNNNNNNNNNNNNNNNNNNNNNNNNNNNNNNNNNNNNNNNNNNNNNNNNNNNNNNNNNNNNNNNNNNNNNNNNNNNNNNNNNNNNNNNNNNNNNNNNNNNNNNNNNNNNCTCTCTGTTCACATCTCCACCCACAAgcctttcactgtattttctctcccctgtttaGCTGAAGGTGGGGGAGTGATAAaccagctttggtgggcacctggcgtcCAGcagagtcaacccaccacagctgCCTCACTGGTTGTGAGGCAGAGCTCGTTGAAGACATTCAGGTAAGGTGCTAGTAAGGCTGTACAAGGTATCTATCAAAATAAGCTATAGGTGTGTGTCTGCAGACTGTCAAGCATGGTTTCTTCCCTTCCCACTTTGGAGAATCATGAATACTACAGGTAGTTCAAAACCAGCAAGAAAAACTGCCCAGCACTGATGTGCAAGAGGACACAGGATTGTCAATCCTATAGGCAAGGTGAAAATAACCCACAATTACTAACACTGACATTTATAACAAAATAATTCTAGTTACCACAAAGCCACAGTCACTCCTGCTTCTTTCTGTTCTAGAGAATGATGTTGATCCCAGGGTATGTTGAAGCTTTGGAGACAGAtaccttaaaaggaaaaaaaagaaggtatacatttaaaaacttgtttttcttgatttgtCAGTCCTTTGCATGAATCAAGATGTTCAGGTTCATTctgacaaacaaaaccaacaagacAAGGGCAAGtgtttcccttctcctccccattATCCTATGAGGAGATGTTTAAACATTCAACGGGTTACATTTGCCTCAGATTCTTCAGGGAAATTGGACTACAGGAttgcaagaaaacaaatggatCAGAGGGACGCTACACCAAGAAACAGACCAatacttaaagaagaaaaacttgaATTACTTACTTCTGAATGTCTCCAGAGTTACTTGGTTTGTTCTTTGTCTTGCACAAATTAAATGGGGATGTTTCAGGCGAGAGACTGCCTGCTGGTGAAGGACTGCTGAGCATATGTCCTTTGGAGCCATCGTTCTTTGAAGATGAGTTAAAAATAGCATTATATAAAACAAAGCACAACACAGACTGGAGAAAACCCAGGGAACTACTTTGTTTCTGTTGCAAAACTAGTTACTTTTGTCCAAAGAATTCTAGAACTGCAAGTAATGGATAGTTATGGAACAATAAACATTACATGTTCTGTACACTTTCCTGGATCTGGCATAAAGGGATAAGAGGTTTTGCTCAAATAAGTGCACAGGTTTCATCATTAGGATGATTATCAGGTAGCAAAAACCaatcaaaaccccaaaacaaattaacaaaacaaaaaaacaaacgtCAAAACATAAGGTAAACTTTCTTCCTACAttcctttttttcagtacagGTTAAAGACATCAATTTCTtccaaagaagtatttttaaattaatgaggAAAAGgaattattcagaagaaaaacaacgttttaaaatgtttcaaaattaaaaaatccagcACACGTTTCAAGTGCATATTACACAGGTAAAACTATTTGGGTATTTCACCCTCCTGCCAGTTCTTAAAAAATTAATGGTCAGTCAAGGATCTAAAGTACTGGGGACTCACAACAGCTTCCAactacaattaaaataaatttaaattatccAAAACATTAACTTTTGCTCTGAAAAGTCTAAGTTGCTTGCACTATATCAACATTTTCTACTGTCTTCCTTGATTCTAACTCACCAGACTGTTACTCAGCTGCCAGGCCAACTCTTCATCTTGCTTCAGCTGTTCCTCCATCTCCCTCCGTCTCTCTTCTGCCAATGCGCGTTCCTCCTTCTCTTCCGCTAGCAGCCGTTGGATGTATTCCTCACTTGCCTTGTTCTCCTCTTGTTCATGTGCTCGCCTTTCTGCCTCCAcctaaagaagattttttttcaaaatgcatctgGTTACTACTGTAGAACCACACTTTATGCCAGAACCTCTCAGCTGATGCTCCTTAAATGTGAACAGTCCACTATTCACAGAGA contains the following coding sequences:
- the RNF168 gene encoding E3 ubiquitin-protein ligase RNF168; the encoded protein is MSKKLEAPLSLSDCLCQICMEIFVEPVTLPCNHTLCNSCFQLTVEKASLCCPFCRRRVSSWARYNARRNTLINWELWEKIQKNYPKECECRINGEDLEQEICVPHPQHQLSKPGELRQEYEAEISKVEAERRAHEQEENKASEEYIQRLLAEEKEERALAEERRREMEEQLKQDEELAWQLSNSLNDGSKGHMLSSPSPAGSLSPETSPFNLCKTKNKPSNSGDIQKYLSPKLQHTLGSTSFSRTERSRSDCGFVETNSNESGSSSAWQDDQEEMPTLSPQLTSVIKDSSAKDSFLESCMNYFSALPSGETTSVKQEKSPRPNCLGDEVSNGVMKGEGSGTVLCRPKGEGIESDSDSLIHTESINLENSAETSTFFQSATNSVMSDRRSVICDLTRVARHSDEEKPERLQNPKATPKRKLLEPPAAAVVDLCALDKRRRTFPESLKEQREQIKDFNLQMQKAFEQKLYERRMQEEQDRLLALQLQKQINKEERTLNRQKGSPDEYHLRTKPPQPMKDSPARKGSSKMAKDSKVPKNQAETNHRKARKGSCNENWQSPTRVRMKSPSIKGGKVLNCVVNTSDANDICSLPKNKQKTILQMFKSSVAE